In Arthrobacter sp. B3I9, the following are encoded in one genomic region:
- a CDS encoding CocE/NonD family hydrolase C-terminal non-catalytic domain-containing protein — MFRWYEYWIKGIDNGVMDGPAVSVFVEGSRQLVTAEQWPPKDVEYRPLYLRPRHKLATGPEPMGAEYAVPDGFYQAPLTVTDKVEILSWSTPPFEEDTEMIGTGAAHIFAEIDQPDSNFILRLWDYAPNGKRQLITSGYLKASHRELDERSTEGSPVHPHTRSVPVEPGTIEEYVLRLYPFANTFKAGHTLTVELSNDEPLADEHNALLPPDAFHLPVGRPVTHKIYRDAAHPSRLVLPFTTKRSSS; from the coding sequence ATGTTCCGGTGGTACGAGTACTGGATCAAGGGCATCGACAACGGCGTGATGGATGGGCCGGCAGTCAGCGTCTTTGTGGAAGGTTCCCGCCAACTGGTGACCGCAGAGCAGTGGCCGCCCAAGGACGTCGAATACAGGCCGCTCTACCTGCGCCCGCGTCACAAGCTCGCGACCGGGCCGGAGCCGATGGGAGCGGAATACGCCGTGCCGGATGGCTTTTACCAGGCGCCGCTGACCGTGACGGACAAGGTGGAGATCCTCAGCTGGTCCACCCCGCCCTTCGAGGAGGACACGGAAATGATCGGCACGGGTGCCGCGCACATCTTCGCCGAGATCGACCAACCGGATTCCAACTTCATCCTGCGCCTGTGGGACTACGCGCCCAACGGCAAGCGCCAGCTCATCACCAGCGGCTACCTCAAAGCCTCGCACCGCGAACTCGACGAACGCAGCACCGAGGGCAGCCCGGTCCACCCGCACACCCGCTCCGTTCCGGTTGAACCCGGCACGATCGAGGAATACGTGCTGCGGCTCTACCCGTTCGCCAACACCTTCAAAGCCGGACACACGCTCACCGTCGAACTGTCCAACGACGAGCCGCTGGCCGACGAGCACAACGCCCTGCTGCCCCCCGACGCCTTCCACCTGCCGGTGGGCCGGCCTGTCACCCATAAGATCTACCGCGACGCTGCCCACCCGTCCCGGCTCGTCCTGCCCTTCACCACCAAGCGGTCGAGTAGCTGA
- a CDS encoding CocE/NonD family hydrolase: MDDFQLLDAGGEKIAVRKELRVPMRDGVELAADAYQGPEDKPRPALVALSPYGKELQALALTTPPQRRPSPMWDGCIEAGDIARIVKEDYVHVIGDLRGSGHSGGEHIGNYNAGGVSLGEDAYDFIEWVAEQPWCDGNVGMVGISYFGSMQVLAAAERPPHLKAIFVSGGHYDFYETTYHGGIMWFMPRAAREGRGGDSGWAFTDNVKSRMIEKYSPAELKELVAKRLEDPDVAAWPNLVHVLHYPKNHEAWFDIVMNELDGDWYEERNPITLAPNIDIPVWLQIDQGRGWTMDGTIELFKELKGPKKLDIGPYPPMQSRPSSRSTTRCSGGTSTGSRASTTA; the protein is encoded by the coding sequence ATGGATGACTTCCAGCTACTGGACGCCGGTGGCGAAAAGATCGCCGTGCGCAAAGAACTGCGGGTTCCCATGCGCGACGGCGTCGAGCTCGCTGCGGACGCCTACCAGGGTCCCGAGGACAAGCCCCGCCCTGCCTTGGTGGCGTTGAGCCCCTACGGCAAGGAACTGCAGGCCCTGGCCTTGACCACCCCGCCGCAGCGGCGCCCCAGCCCAATGTGGGACGGCTGCATCGAGGCGGGCGACATCGCGCGGATCGTCAAGGAGGACTACGTCCACGTCATCGGCGACCTGCGCGGCTCCGGCCACTCCGGCGGTGAGCACATCGGCAACTACAACGCCGGCGGAGTCTCGCTGGGCGAAGACGCGTACGACTTCATTGAGTGGGTCGCGGAGCAGCCATGGTGCGACGGCAACGTCGGCATGGTGGGGATCTCCTACTTCGGTTCCATGCAGGTGCTGGCCGCGGCCGAGCGCCCGCCGCACCTGAAGGCGATTTTCGTCTCCGGCGGACACTACGACTTCTACGAGACCACCTACCACGGCGGCATCATGTGGTTCATGCCGCGCGCCGCCCGCGAGGGCCGCGGCGGCGACTCCGGCTGGGCCTTCACCGATAACGTCAAGTCCCGCATGATCGAGAAGTACTCCCCCGCGGAGCTTAAGGAACTCGTCGCCAAGCGCCTTGAGGATCCTGACGTCGCCGCCTGGCCCAACCTCGTCCACGTGCTGCATTACCCGAAGAACCACGAAGCCTGGTTCGACATCGTCATGAACGAACTGGACGGGGACTGGTACGAGGAGCGCAACCCCATCACGCTCGCCCCGAACATCGACATCCCGGTCTGGCTGCAGATCGACCAGGGCCGCGGCTGGACCATGGACGGCACGATCGAACTGTTCAAGGAGCTGAAGGGGCCCAAGAAGCTGGACATCGGCCCCTACCCGCCGATGCAGTCGCGGCCTTCATCGAGGAGCACGACAAGATGTTCCGGTGGTACGAGTACTGGATCAAGGGCATCGACAACGGCGTGA
- a CDS encoding MBL fold metallo-hydrolase, whose amino-acid sequence MMKPVDVHPLISPWGRFGLYSFFIDAPEPAIVDTGIASSPAEGMAPALAAIGRRIEDVRWILLTHGHIDHIGGAYALWELTGRRAQVVIHEADAPLLRSRRAHVDEYLSGRGKYLQDPDGEARLTAATKAVISGEMEPDLLVRGGETISLGGDVAVSVHSIPGHTRGSVAYVLDGQNDVFVGDAVQVHGAANGFPGFVDPAGYRSSLQYLSEEIRPRHLYLGHPYRRADGTPYGVELDAGQAKEALQESLAVEARVREAACGCLAEGLQQTDSPYSPFARAAAELGYESDPGLEPSPFFTTLHGYRTASDHTTENEEISTHG is encoded by the coding sequence ATGATGAAACCGGTCGACGTCCACCCCCTGATCTCGCCGTGGGGGCGGTTCGGTCTCTACAGCTTCTTCATAGACGCCCCCGAACCCGCGATTGTCGATACGGGGATCGCGTCCTCCCCCGCCGAAGGCATGGCGCCGGCGCTGGCCGCAATCGGCCGCCGGATCGAGGACGTCCGCTGGATCCTGCTGACCCACGGACACATCGACCACATTGGGGGCGCATATGCCCTGTGGGAGCTCACCGGACGCCGCGCGCAGGTGGTCATCCACGAGGCCGACGCCCCGTTGTTGCGCTCGCGCCGCGCCCACGTGGACGAATACCTGTCGGGGAGGGGAAAGTATCTGCAGGACCCCGACGGCGAAGCAAGGCTGACCGCTGCCACGAAGGCCGTGATTTCGGGCGAGATGGAGCCGGACCTGCTGGTGCGCGGCGGGGAGACTATTTCCCTTGGCGGCGACGTCGCCGTCTCGGTCCACTCGATCCCGGGCCACACCCGCGGATCGGTCGCCTATGTCCTTGACGGCCAAAACGACGTGTTCGTCGGCGACGCTGTCCAGGTCCATGGTGCCGCCAACGGCTTCCCAGGATTCGTCGACCCGGCCGGCTACCGCTCCAGCCTCCAGTACCTCAGCGAGGAGATCCGGCCACGCCACCTCTACCTTGGTCACCCGTACCGACGTGCGGACGGCACACCGTACGGCGTGGAGCTCGACGCCGGCCAGGCGAAGGAAGCGCTTCAGGAGAGCCTGGCGGTCGAGGCGCGCGTCCGTGAGGCGGCCTGCGGCTGCCTGGCCGAGGGACTTCAGCAGACGGATTCGCCGTATTCCCCCTTCGCCCGGGCGGCAGCGGAGCTCGGCTACGAGTCAGACCCCGGCCTGGAGCCGTCCCCGTTCTTCACGACGCTCCACGGCTATCGCACGGCGTCGGACCACACGACAGAAAATGAGGAGATCAGCACTCATGGATGA